From one Macrobrachium nipponense isolate FS-2020 chromosome 37, ASM1510439v2, whole genome shotgun sequence genomic stretch:
- the LOC135208897 gene encoding trichohyalin-like, giving the protein MSNYFSMCSAFVNDLLARIPLVGIGITSNLYEYLQPDIVASFLRRNWFAAALTGIGGILYSHLQKERVARRRAEDDNLKSRVALDLWQNVSDIWETLFHHEEQKNVELRKDIGRRKEAEEALRQRVCDLEKSLADEKMRHLEELLDMEEAAEKQIQLAEEKFVKKDEEASYKISLLKRETELYLDENKKLDQREHDLIKEIATKAEIEASLQRRIESLEGELADHRDLKKLNEEQTLLILRQAKENEELKQLESGYKELKNELATFAREKDLLRRLQEQETLEGEIDEKSRIVEMEEELRELRHSLTLTNSDRDRLREEEERLREIIEQKETEYIELEREVKALENVNQELVKDIYLWDRNTVAFEQRIEDLQGVIDDLMRRNVELSKLNMEMEGKNALQEKKLQQEPEALLKEPSERAGHATEQKEKLEGEIDEKSRIGEMEEELRELRHSLTLTNSDKDRLREEKERLQEIIEQKETEYIELEREVKALENVNQELVKDIYQWDRNTVAFEQTIEELRGTIDDLRRRNVELNKLNMEMEGKNTLQEKKLQQQHQMIIDAYTSMAENQGEVIKQKRKGLWGRTR; this is encoded by the coding sequence ATGTCTAATTACTTTAGTATGTGCAGTGCATTTGTAAATGATCTCTTGGCCCGTATTCCACTGGTTGGAATCGGGATTACATCTAATTTATATGAATACCTGCAGCCAGACATTGTAGCGAGTTTCCTTCGTAGGAATTGGTTCGCTGCAGCCCTTACAGGCATTGGAGGAATCTTATACAGTCATCTACAAAAGGAGAGGGTGGCCCGAAGACGTGCCGAGGACGACAATTTGAAGAGTCGTGTTGCACTCGACCTTTGGCAGAACGTATCTGACATTTGGGAAACACTATTTCACCATGAAGAACAGAAGAACGTTGAACTCCGAAAAGATATCGGGCGCAGGAAAGAGGCTGAGGAAGCCCTCCGACAAAGGGTCTGCGATCTGGAGAAATCTCTAGCCGACGAAAAAATGCGTCATTTGGAAGAGCTGCTGGATATGGAGGAAGCGGCAGAGAAGCAGATCCAATTGGCGGAAGAAAAGTTCGTCAAGAAAGACGAAGAGGCCAGTTACAAAATCAGTCTGCTCAAAAGAGAGACAGAGCTTTATTTGGACGAGAATAAGAAACTCGACCAGAGGGAGCACGACCTCATCAAGGAAATCGCCACTAAGGCTGAGATCGAGGCTTCCCTCCAACGGAGGATTGAAAGTCTGGAGGGTGAGTTAGCCGACCATCGTGATCTGAAGAAGCTCAATGAGGAACAGACGCTTTTAATATTAAGACAAGCGAAGGAGAATGAGGAATTAAAACAATTGGAATCTGGGTATAAAGAGTTGAAAAACGAGCTGGCAACTTTTGCTCGTGAGAAAGACCTTCTGAGGCGCCTGCAAGAACAGGAGACACTCGAAGGAGAAATAGATGAAAAGAGCAGAATCGTTGAAATGGAAGAAGAATTGCGGGAATTACGTCATTCTCTAACTCTGACGAATTCAGACAGAGATCGCCtcagggaagaggaagagaggctTCGAGAAATAATTGAGCAGAAGGAGACGGAATATATAGAACTGGAAAGGGAAGTAAAGGCCTTGGAAAATGTTAACCAAGAACTCGTAAAGGATATTTACCTGTGGGATAGGAATACAGTTGCTTTCGAGCAGAGAATTGAAGACTTGCAGGGTGTAATCGACGACCTGATGAGGAGGAATGTGGAACTGAGCAAGTTAAATATGGAAATGGAGGGGAAGAACgctttacaagaaaaaaaactccaacagGAGCCGGAGGCACTTTTGAAGGAACCGTCGGAAAGGGCAGGCCACGCAACCGAACAGAAAGAGAAGCTCGAAGGAGAAATAGATGAAAAGAGCAGAATCGGTGAAATGGAAGAGGAATTGCGGGAATTACGTCATTCTCTAACTCTGACGAATTCGGACAAAGATCGCCtcagggaagagaaagagaggcttCAAGAAATAATTGAGCAGAAGGAGACTGAATATATAGAACTGGAAAGGGAAGTAAAGGCCTTGGAAAATGTGAACCAGGAACTCGTAAAGGATATTTACCAGTGGGATAGGAATACAGTTGCATTCGAGCAGACAATTGAAGAGTTGCGGGGAACAATCGACGACCTGAGGAGGAGGAATGTTGAACTGAACAAGTTAAATATGGAAATGGAGGGGAAGAAcactttacaagaaaaaaaactccaacagCAGCATCAGATGATCATTGATGCTTATACCAGCATGGCTGAGAATCAAGGGGAGGTAatcaaacagaaaagaaaaggacTTTGGGGAAGAACTCGATAG